A window of the Eulemur rufifrons isolate Redbay chromosome 6, OSU_ERuf_1, whole genome shotgun sequence genome harbors these coding sequences:
- the LOC138384464 gene encoding olfactory receptor 5F1: MTRKNHTSLTEFILLGLADTLELKIILFLLFLVIYTLTILGNAVMILLIRIDSRLHTPMYFFLANLSFVDICYSSTITPKMLVDLLSEKKTISFAGCFLQMYFFIALATTECILFGLMAYDRYVAICNPLLYFLVMSRTVCLKMAAGAFAAGLLNSMVNTSYVSILPFCSSNVIHHFFCDSPPLFKLSCSDTHLEESIISTFAGVNMVGTLLVILTSYSYILFSIFRMHSGEGRHRALSTCASHLTAIILFYAASIYTYLRPSSSYSLNQDKVASVFYTVVIPMLNPLIYSLRNKEVKKALWNVITRKRIPSFL, translated from the coding sequence ATGACCAGAAAAAATCATACCTCACTGACTGAGTTCATCCTACTGGGATTAGCAGACACCCTGGAGCTAAAGATtattctctttctactttttcttgtGATTTACACACTTACAATTCTGGGGAATGCTGTGATGATCCTTTTAATCAGGATCGATTCCCGACTTCACACAcccatgtatttcttcctggCTAACTTGTCCTTTGTGGACATTTGCTATTCATCCACCATCACCCCAAAGATGTTGGTAGATTTACTATCAGAGAAGAAAACCATCTCCTTTGCTGGCTGCTTCCTGCAGATGTACTTCTTTATCGCCCTGGCAACAACCGAATGCATCCTCTTTGGGTTAATGGCCTACGACCGTTATGTGGCCATATGTAACCCACTACTTTACTTCTTGGTCATGTCCAGGACAGTCTGCCTTAAAATGGCAGCTGGGGCTTTTGCAGCAGGGCTCTTGAACTCCATGGTTAACACAAGTTATGTAAGTATTTTGCCATTCTGTAGCTCCAATGTCATCCATCACTTCTTCTGTGACAGTCCCCCACTTTTTAAGCTCTCATGTTCTGACACACACCTGGAAGAAAGCATCATTTCTACTTTTGCTGGTGTGAATATGGTCGGGACTCTGCTGGTCATCCTCACCTCCTACTCCTACATTCTCTTCTCCATCTTCCGTATGCActcaggggaggggaggcacaGAGCTCTCTCCACATGTGCTTCTCACCTGACAGCCATAATTCTGTTCTACGCTGCCTCTATCTATACTTACCTGAGACCTAGTTCCAGCTACTCCCTGAATCAGGACAAGGTGGCTTCTGTGTTCTACACAGTGGTGATCCCCATGTTGAATCCTCTGATCTACAGCCTCAGGAATAAGGAAGTAAAGAAGGCTTTATGGAATGTAATTACAAGGAAAAGGATTCCTTCCTTTCTGTGA
- the LOC138384465 gene encoding olfactory receptor 5AS1 has protein sequence MLESNFTMPTEFIFVGFTDYLPLRVTLFLVLLVAYILTLGGNMGLVILVNINSSLQIPMYYFLSNLSFLDISYSTAIAPKMLINFLASKKSISPYGCALQMFFFACFADAECLILAAMAYDRYAAICKPLLYPTLMSRRVCICFIVLAYFSGSMTSLVHVCLTFRLPFCGSNIVNHFFCDIPPLLALSCADIHINELLLFALCGFIQTSTFVVIFISYFCILIAVLSIKSSGGRSKTFSTCASHLVAVTLFYGTLLFTYLRPTTSYSPDIDKVVALFYTVVFPMFNPIIYSFRNTDVKNALKKLFERNWIFK, from the coding sequence ATGTTGGAGAGTAATTTTACCATGCCAACAGAGTTTATATTTGTTGGATTCACAGATTATCTACCTCTCAGAGTCACACTGTTCTTGGTATTGCTTGTGGCATATATATTAACTCTGGGGGGAAATATGGGGTTAGTTATTCTGGTTAATATTAATTCAAGCCTTCAAATCcctatgtattattttcttagcaACTTGTCATTTTTGGATATCAGCTATTCCACAGCAATTGCCCCTAAAATGCTGATAAATTTCTTAGCATCCAAGAAGAGCATCTCTCCCTATGGATGTGCactacaaatgtttttctttgcttgttttgctGATGCGGAGTGTCTTATCCTGGCAGCGATGGCATATGACCGCTatgcagccatctgcaagccactGCTCTATCCTACACTGATGTCTAGGAGAGTCTGTATCTGCTTCATTGTGCTGGCGTACTTCAGTGGAAGCATGACTTCATTGGTTCATGTCTGCCTCACGTTCAGGCTACCATTTTGTGGCTCCAATATTGTCAACCATTTTTTCTGTGATATCCCACCTCTCCTGGCTTTATCCTGTGCAGATATCCACATCAATGAGCTTCTGCTCTTTGCCTTGTGTGGCTTCATCCAGACCAGCACTTTTGTGGTCATATTTATCTCTTACTTCTGCATCCTTATCGCTGTTTTGAGTATCAAGTCCTCAGGTGGCAGAAGCAAAACATTCTCCACCTGTGCTTCCCATCTGGTGGCGGTCACCTTATTCTATGGAACACTTCTGTTTACATACTTACGCCCCACCACCAGCTATTCCCCAGATATTGATAAGGTGGTTGCCCTGTTTTATACAGTTGTTTTCCCCATGTTTAACCCAATAATCTACAGCTTCAGAAATACGGATGTGAAAAATGCTCTCAAGAAACTATTTGAAAGAAATTGGATTTTCAAATGA